In Aspergillus nidulans FGSC A4 chromosome II, a single window of DNA contains:
- the pan1 gene encoding actin cytoskeleton-regulatory complex protein PAN1 (transcript_id=CADANIAT00004384) translates to MYSSSNSFLGGANSTRPGQQPYMQQQPPFSQFGQQQPQNQQTGLAPQPTGYNPQFSALGASQLQPQATGFPPGQIQPQYTGFPGVSPQPQQTQPTGFPASPQQTQYGGFPSLGQAPQIQVTSNTNIPLRTGQQTSSEIANSFQNASVATPTPPPKASGGKIPNIRLSFITAQDQAKFEQLFKSAVGDSQAMTGDKAKELLLRSKLPGSDLSRIWVLSDTTKSGQLLFPEFALAMYLCNLRITGRDIPSVLPETIKNEVSSMVDIISFQVPDTQPEPVAKTNVPSFDAPLLENKLAPPAPQQPRPQQPSNSQLLSQLTAQPTGFPPSSGYQANVAVQGQNQGLVPQATVFPGQASSQNLQPPQMGILNNPQPTGYTGPRPPMPPMPTGFGSNLSPSQTGGLVAQPTGIPGQWGFVNAPASGLPNIEALKQQLMPQPGREGGFSAAGLSGNASIPWAITKEEKKIYDDLFRAWDGLHKGFIGGDTAIEIMGQSGLARNDLEAIWTLADPHNRGRLNMDEFAVAMHLIYRKLNGYPVPNRLPPELIPPSTRNLNDSIGTIKSMLSQDAEHRKATGAFLQPQKTGVSYLKEHSFRGGAVSPGAGRKDATLFKNNDEAAAGYRSSARRRVGNSGRTPSPAASQASEEELSVEQLKKKIRETQIMLDAVDFEDENRAEEEDALDRRDRREAESLMDRIRRVQDDIDTHPHAALRSLDTGAERRTLRRQLQAYEDQVPQIASEVRRVEREIAEAKLELFRLKDAKAHPNSALNIVGTGPGGAVTEADRIKARARARMQARAAELAGRPAPASQDDEEAATRRLEGENARVKAEREKNDSMTRDVEESVKEFARSLEDSLKEGEESSTREHERRRWEDALGVEDVIRDFIYDLNRGSRTAHIRKEEDSRGSSLEPRSRESSAHTSTAARPSPPASVGLTGASPVTHEDRVAAARERAQRRIAERMAAAGLKPQTDAIETLAQRQERERREREERVKRAEEEDAKREQERQRRIAEEQRTPSTQAAKPAGKKPPPAPPRGSRKGRTDSTGQADAKKAAEGSAKTEQLALEQALKEEQQAQEEETKRLETEAKQREDEFAREQQEQEARLRALEEQVRQGKIKKQEEKRRREEAKKAAQEQEARLARQRAELEAAKERERQLQLELEGLDESSSDEEGPVDIATPQDSTPTQSQVLPATSDPEPPAPPTPVAEPPTVPEPEQTTASSSPESSRAVSLRLSPETESKNPYFRRNVSQPTDYPPPTPPEVPQVSSTQMPDTQSTNPFHRLAQQQQPPPPPPTQPAFTGSAPLARKTRARPEADDDWSAAESDFESSDDEDDRAGGGSAKQLASILFGTMAPPRPLSAMDTQSPSSKSATPVQGSSIPPVPPIPAEIEPSSVADGASPPPPPPPPPPPPPAAAPPPLPSAESPAGIPPPPPPPMAPPAPPPPPGPPAAAPAGAPDRSALLASIQAGKGLRKVQTNDRSTSTSAGRVL, encoded by the exons CTCCACAGATACAGGTTACGTCGAACACGAACATCCCACTTCGAACCGGACAGCAGACTTCCTCCGAAATAGCGAACTCGTTCCAGAACGCTTCAGTGGCCACTCCAACACCACCGCCCAAGGCTTCCGGTGGGAAGATCCCAAACATTCGACTGTCATTTATTACGGCGCAGGACCAGGCGAAGTTTGAGCAGCTCTTCAAATCTGCAGTTGGGGATAGTCAAGCAATGACTG GGGACAAGGCGAAGGAACTGCTCCTTCGGTCAAAGCTTCCAGGCAGTGACTTGTCAAGGATCTG GGTACTGTCGGACACCACGAAATCCGGTCAGCTACTGTTTCCTGAATTTGCTTTGGCCATGTACTTGTGCAACCTGAGAATAACGGGGCGGGACATACCAAGTGTTCTTCCCGAAACGATAAAGAACGAGGTTTCGAGCATGGTAGACATCATATCGTTCCAGGTGCCAGACACGCAGCCCGAACCCGTCGCTAAGACCAACGTTCCTAGCTTTGATGCGCCATTGCTCGAGAATAAATTAGCGCCTCCAGCACCGCAGCAGCCCCGCCCGCAGCAGCCTAGCAACTCTCAACTCCTGTCACAACTCACTGCACAGCCCACCGGCTTTCCACCTTCTTCCGGATATCAAGCCAATGTTGCAGTTCAAGGTCAAAATCAGGGCCTTGTCCCGCAGGCCACCGTATTTCCCGGACAGGCCTCATCACAAAATCTTCAACCTCCCCAAATGGGTATTCTGAATAATCCGCAGCCAACAGGCTATACAGGTCCCCGGCCACCAATGCCTCCTATGCCAACTGGTTTCGGTTCGAATCTAAGTCCCTCTCAGACCGGTGGACTGGTAGCACAACCGACCGGAATTCCTGGTCAATGGGGCTTTGTCAATGCTCCCGCCTCAGGACTGCCGAACATTGAGGCGCTGAAACAGCAGCTGATGCCTCAGCCAGGTCGCGAGGGCGGCTTTTCTGCCGCCGGGCTTTCTGGAAATGCGAGTATCCCTTGGGCTATCacgaaggaagagaaaaagatCTACGATGACCTTTTTAGAGCCTGGGATGGTCTTCACAAGGGGTTCATTGGTGGTGATACCGCCATTGAAATCATGGGCCAGAGCGGGTTGGCTAGGAATGATTTAGAAGCAATTTGGACATTAGCTGACCCTCATAATCGTGGACGGCTCAATATGGACGAGTTTGCCGTGGCCATGCATTTAATTTACAGAAAACTCAATGGGTATCCTGTTCCCAACCGTCTCCCCCCTGAACTCATCCCTCCATCCACAAGGAATCTGAATGATTCAATCGGCACTATCAAGTCTATGCTTTCTCAAGATGCAGAGCATCGAAAGGCTACAGGTGCATTTTTGCAGCCCCAGAAGACAGGTGTCAGTTATCTGAAAGAACATTCTTTCCGGGGCGGAGCAGTATCCCCTGGTGCTGGCCGTAAGGATGCTACACTGTTCAAAAACAATGACGAGGCAGCTGCTGGTTATCGCTCAAGTGCGCGTCGGCGCGTCGGAAACAGCGGCCGTACACCCTCACCTGCGGCTTCGCAAGCTTCTGAGGAGGAATTGTCTGTCGAAcaactgaagaagaaaattcGTGAAACGCAGATCATGTTGGATGCGGTTGATTTTGAGGATGAGAACCgtgcggaggaagaggacgcGCTTGACAGGCGGGACCGTCGTGAGGCCGAGAGTCTAATGGATAGGATTCGACGTGTGCAGGACGATATCGATACTCATCCTCATGCGGCTCTTCGCAGCCTTGATACTGGCGCTGAGCGAAGGACGCTGCGCCGTCAACTGCAGGCTTATGAAGACCAGGTGCCACAAATTGCTTCCGAAGTTAGACGTGTCGAGCGTGAAATCGCTGAAGCTAAGCTTGAGTTGTTCCGTCTAAAGGATGCCAAGGCACATCCCAACAGTGCGCTTAATATTGTTGGCACCGGCCCTGGCGGTGCAGTTACGGAAGCCGACCGTATCAAAGCACGTGCGCGTGCTAGAATGCAAGCTCGCGCTGCCGAACTTGCCGGAAGACCGGCACCTGCGTCAcaggacgacgaagaggctGCAACTCGTCGCCTAGAGGGAGAAAATGCTAGAGTGAAGgcagaaagggaaaagaatgaTTCGATGACCCGCGATGTAGAGGAAAGTGTCAAAGAGTTTGCTAGGAGCTTGGAAGATAGCCTcaaggaaggtgaagagAGCTCTACTCGCGAACATGAAAGGCGTCGGTGGGAAGATGCACTTGGCGTTGAAGACGTTATTCGTGACTTCATCTATGACTTGAATCGTGGCAGCCGCACAGCGCATATCCGGAAGGAAGA GGACTCGAGAGGATCATCTCTGGAACCGCGGTCTCGCGAATCGTCAGCACATACCTCAACTGCTGCGCGGCCATCTCCACCGGCATCTGTCGGATTGACAGGGGCTTCACCTGTAACGCATGAAGACCGCGTTGCCGCTGCACGAGAACGCGCCCAAAGGAGAATCGCTGAACGGATGGCAGCTGCCGGTTTGAAACCTCAAACGGACGCTATTGAAACACTTGCTCAGCGCCAGGAACgcgagaggagagaaagggaggagCGAGTGAAGCgggcagaagaggaagatgctaAGCGAGAGCAAGAGAGGCAACGTCGCATCGCTGAAGAGCAGCGTACTCCTTCTACTCAGGCAGCGAAACCTGCCGGGAAAAAgcctccaccagcaccaccgcgAGGATCGCGCAAAGGTCGAACTGATAGTACTGGACAAGCAGATGCTaagaaggctgctgaaggTTCAGCTAAAACAGAGCAGCTGGCACTTGAGCAAGctttgaaggaggagcagcaagCACAGGAGGAGGAGACTAAACGTCTAGA GACGGAGGCCAAGCAACGTGAAGACGAATTCGCAAGAGAGCAGCAAGAACAGGAAGCACGTCTCCGTGCTCTTGAAGAGCAGGTCAGGCAAGGAAAGATCAagaaacaggaagagaaaCGTCGGAGggaagaggccaagaaggcagcacaggaacaggaagccAGGCTCGCACGTCAACGAGCCGAACTTGAGGCCGCCAAGGAGCGGGAGCGACAGTTACAATTGGAACTTGAAGGCCTAGACGAGAGCTCTTCAGACGAAGAGGGCCCAGTGGATATCGCAACCCCCCAGGACAGCACGCCGACACAAAGTCAGGTTCTGCCTGCCACATCCGACCCGGAACCCCCTGCGCCTCCTACGCCGGTTGCTGAACCGCCTACGGTACCTGAACCTGAACAGACCActgcctccagctccccggAAAGCAGTCGAGCCGTGTCACTTCGTCTGAGTCCGGAAACTGAGTCTAAAAACCCTTACTTCAGGAGGAATGTTTCTCAACCAACAGATTATCCGCCGCCAACTCCGCCGGAAGTTCCCCAGGTTAGCTCCACCCAAATGCCTGATACTCAATCCACCAATCCATTCCACCGACTcgctcaacagcagcagccgccgccgccgccgccaacgcagCCGGCGTTTACAGGTTCAGCGCCACTTGCGCGGAAGACCCGCGCTCGCCCAGAGGCGGACGATGATTGGTCAGCAGCGGAGTCTGATTTCGAGTCgtctgatgatgaagacgaccgTGCAGGGGGTGGAAGTGCTAAACAACTCGCAAGTATTCTCTTCGGTACCATGgcgcctcctcggcctctcAGCGCCATGGACACCCAGTCCCCTTCATCGAAGTCTGCAACTCCCGTACAAGGTTCTTCTATTCCACCAGTTCCGCCAATTCCAGCTGAAATAGAGCCATCTTCCGTTGCTGACGGTGCttccccccctcccccgcctccgcctccgcctccccctCCGCCGGCTGCGGCTCCCCCCCCGTTGCCCAGCGCTGAGTCGCCAGCCGGTattccaccacctcctcctccgcctatGGCGCCTCCCGCTCCTCCCCCACCCCCCGGTCCACCCGCAGCAGCCCCTGCTGGCGCCCCGGATAGGAGTGCTTTGTTGGCCTCTATTCAGGCAGGCAAAGGACTCAGGAAGGTTCAGACCAATGACCGAAGCACGAGCACCTCGGCTGGGCGTGTTCTATGA